Genomic window (Desulfuromonadales bacterium):
GAAGCGGTAGCTGAGAGCATTCGCAACGGCCGACCGGCCGGCATGCCGGCCTTCGGCAGCCAACTTTCGGCCGCTGAAACGGAGAGTCTCACGGCTTTTGTGCTCTCCCTGAAATAAGCCTGCGGGCGGGGGGGATGTCTCCTGCCCCCCCCGCCCGCCTCTTGAGATGAATACCACGCGACCACATCGCCTCGGCACCTGGCGCCGGTTTTTACAGTGGGCCTGCACCCTGACCCTGCTGGCGATTCCCTTCCTCCGGATCGACGGTCGGAGCCTGTTGCGCCTCGATCTCCCGACGCTCTCCCTGCAGGCGTTCGGCCACACGTTCCGGATCGAGGAGCTCTACCTCTTCCTGCTTTTTGCCATTGCCCTGGTTCTGCTTTTTCTCCTGGTGACCCTGGCTCTGGGGCGCGCCTGGTGCGGTTGGGCCTGCCCGCAGACCACCCTTGTCGATCTGGCCGAGGGATTCGCCCGGCTGATCGGCGTTCGGGTCACGGCCGGCCACATGGAAAGGAACAGCTGGCAGACCGTGCTGCTGCAGCTCTTCTATCTGACCGTTTCGCTGTTAATTGCCGCCAACCTGGTCTGGTACTTCGTGTCGCCCTACGATTTCTTTCCCCGACTGTTGGCGGCTGACCTGGGGGGCGGTATTCTTCTGACCCTGGCCATCACCGCCGGCATCGTCTGGCTTGACCTGGCCTTTGTCCGCCGGCTGCTCTGCCGGGAGTTCTGCCCGTACGGCCGTTTCCAGACGGTGCTGGTCGACCCCGGCACCCTGACCCTGCGTTATCATCCGGACGAGGCGGCCCGCTGCATCCGCTGCAACGCCTGTGTCCGGGCCTGCCCGACAGGAATCGATATCCGCCGCGGCTACCAGATCGAATGCATCAACTGCGGCCGCTGCCTCGATGCCTGTCGGGAAGTGATGGCCCGCCGCGGCGAGCCCGGCATCATCCGTTACACGTTCGGCCTGGAGGGAAAGGGGCTGAAGGCACTGTTCAACCTGCGCATGGGGATGGTGCTGGTCGCCCTGGCCGGCGTTACGACCGCGCTGGTTCTGTCTGCCGTCCAGCTGCCCGAGGCCAGCCTCAAGCTCTCCCGCACCGCCGCCGCTCCGCGGCAGCTGGAGGATGGCCGGCTGGTCAATTTCTTCACGGCCTATATGACCAATCGGTCAACCGCAGCCGGGGCGTTCACCCTGAGAGCCCACCTGGCGGATGGCTCACCGCTCGAGATCCGGGGGCCGGCGACGGACTTTCAGCTGGCCGCCGGGGAGCGCCGCCGCCTCGATTTCGCCGTCGTTGCAGCGGCGAGCCCGCGGCCAGAGACGGTGCCGGTCACCTTCGTGCTGCGCGACAGTCAAGGGCGGGTTACAGCTCGCGCCGCAGCGTTCATCACCGCACCACAGGAGTAATCCGTATGTCTGGAACCTTGCCCGCCAATCGCTGGCCGTACCTGCTGCTGCTCCTTGGACTGCTGTTTCTCGGCGTGACGGGCTGGTCCGTCTATCGGTCGGCCACCGGTGTCAGCGCCGTAACGGACCGTCATTACTATTCCCATGGCCTGCGCCACAACGACTCCCTGGTCGAGAAGAAGGTCGCCGAGAGCCTTGGCTGGCGGATAGCCGTCAGTCTGCAAAACGGCTACCTCGCCTCGCAGTTGACCGGGAGAGACGGGCAACCCGTAACCGGCGGCGATGCCCGACTGGTCATTCCGGCCAGAAAACGGTCCGACATCATCCTGCAGCTGACAGAAGATGCCGCCGGCCGCTACGGCGCCAACCTCCCCGGCGAACTGCAGGGGGAAATCCAGGCCATGCTGACCTTCAGCCACGGCGGCGCCACCCTCCGCCGTCCGCTGCTGCTTAATCTCTGAACGATGACTGAAACTGCTGACCTCTGCGCGCATTGCGGGCTTGCCATTGCGCCGCGCGACCTGGTGATCGACACCGTTGCGGACGTTCCGCGCCGTTTCTGCTGCCAGGGCTGCCGCGGGGCCTACCGGATCATCACCGGCGCCGGCCTCGGCGGTTTTTACGCCAGACGCGCCTGGACCGAACCCGGAGTCCCCGAAGGCGCTTTCACCGCCGCTTACGACGACGCCTTTCTTTCCCGCTTCGTCAGCCAGACGGAGGCGGGCGCCGAGATCTCCTTTTTCCTTGATGGAATCCGCTGCGCCTCCTGCATCTGGCTCATCGAAAGGATCCTCGGAGCCCTGGACGGAGTGGTCGAGGCCCGGGTCAATTACGGCAACCACAGGGTGCGCGTCCGTTTTGACCCGCTGCACATCACCCCCTCCGGGATCTTTGCAGCTGTCGGCCGCATCGGCTATCTGCCGCGCCCCTATACCCCAGCCGAGGCCCAGCGCTGGGCCGAGGCGGAGCGGCGCAGCCTGCTGCTGCGTTTCGGCACCGCCTTTTTCCTCTCCATGCAGCTGATGGGCTACTCGTTTGCCCTCTACGCCGGCTATTTTCAGGGGATCGACGCCAAAACCCGTGACCTGATGCAGTATCTGGCCGCCCTGGTGACCACGCCGGTCGTCTTCTATGCCGGCTGGCCGTTCCTGCGCGGCGGCCTGCGCAGCCTCATCAACCGTGTCCCCAGCATGGACCTGCTGATCGCCGTCGGCGTCCTCGCCGCCTACGGGGCCAGCCTGCATGCCCTGGTGGCCGGCGGTGAAGTCTACTTCGACACGGCCGCCATGATCGTCACCCTGATCCTCGCCGGCCGCCT
Coding sequences:
- a CDS encoding 4Fe-4S dicluster domain-containing protein produces the protein MNTTRPHRLGTWRRFLQWACTLTLLAIPFLRIDGRSLLRLDLPTLSLQAFGHTFRIEELYLFLLFAIALVLLFLLVTLALGRAWCGWACPQTTLVDLAEGFARLIGVRVTAGHMERNSWQTVLLQLFYLTVSLLIAANLVWYFVSPYDFFPRLLAADLGGGILLTLAITAGIVWLDLAFVRRLLCREFCPYGRFQTVLVDPGTLTLRYHPDEAARCIRCNACVRACPTGIDIRRGYQIECINCGRCLDACREVMARRGEPGIIRYTFGLEGKGLKALFNLRMGMVLVALAGVTTALVLSAVQLPEASLKLSRTAAAPRQLEDGRLVNFFTAYMTNRSTAAGAFTLRAHLADGSPLEIRGPATDFQLAAGERRRLDFAVVAAASPRPETVPVTFVLRDSQGRVTARAAAFITAPQE
- a CDS encoding FixH family protein — its product is MSGTLPANRWPYLLLLLGLLFLGVTGWSVYRSATGVSAVTDRHYYSHGLRHNDSLVEKKVAESLGWRIAVSLQNGYLASQLTGRDGQPVTGGDARLVIPARKRSDIILQLTEDAAGRYGANLPGELQGEIQAMLTFSHGGATLRRPLLLNL